TTTGCTTGCATTTTATTAGACCTCTCAAGAAAGGATCGCTCAAATCAACAGCTTTCCTTCTCTTTCGTTTAATCTTTCGTTTAATGAATCCTAATTCTTCCAAATCCTTAAATAACTGCATTTCGACCATTATACAAATATTAAGACAGGATCCTTATCGGTGGTGTAGCCTGCCTCAAACCTAATTTTTTCAATATTTTCATTTTTCATCACCTTTAATGGCTTGGAAAACTCTCTTATTTAAATATCTTTCTATTTAATAGTATAAATTCTACTAAATAATAGAAAAATATAAATAACGGCTGCGTTTACTATCGCTTATGGATAAATTTATTAATGATACGCCTCTTCTACTGCCTTATATAGCAACAAGAGGGGTGGAAATGAAGAAAGTCCTTATCGCTACACTCTACAAGCCAGAGCCTGTGCTTTTGGCTTCAAACAGGCTTGGACCTGACAGATTGATTCTTTTGCTTGATAAAGAGCCGAATAAAGAGCAGGAGGCTTCGTTTAAGCTGATCAAGGAGTCGCTTGGAAAGGTGATTGATGTCAAGGCTGCCAAGACAGAGGTGTATGATATTGTGGCTATAGCCAAGCAGTGCGTTGAAATCATTGATATGCAGCCTTCTGAGGATCATATTTATATCAATATTACATCAGGAAGGAAGACCAAGGCTTTTGGCGTGTTGCTTGGAGCCTATGCCAGAGCTGACAAGGTAAAGAAGATAGCCTATAACCCGGAGGATTCGAAGACTGTCGTGTATTTGCCCAAGCTTTCTTTTAAATTAAATGAATCACAG
The Candidatus Nanoarchaeia archaeon genome window above contains:
- the csa3 gene encoding CRISPR-associated CARF protein Csa3; translated protein: MDKFINDTPLLLPYIATRGVEMKKVLIATLYKPEPVLLASNRLGPDRLILLLDKEPNKEQEASFKLIKESLGKVIDVKAAKTEVYDIVAIAKQCVEIIDMQPSEDHIYINITSGRKTKAFGVLLGAYARADKVKKIAYNPEDSKTVVYLPKLSFKLNESQKKVLEVVEKHTSLSLAEMAEKSSLSPAMFYRSVNELRDMDLLITEPEISLTDAGRIARL